One Lactobacillus sp. ESL0785 DNA window includes the following coding sequences:
- a CDS encoding YitT family protein, whose amino-acid sequence MVTDKQKHTWQYWLFFLAGLEIITIAINFFYAPINIAAGGSTGIAILVDAVWGINRSVTVFSINTLLLVLAAVFLGKETLKKVALGSILLPLLMAITPSFKLTSNNLLAVVYGGVLMGIGVSMLYRINASAGGTTIPPLIFKKYFYLEPALTLLMLDMAIIVLNIFVAGMEAFLLAAFSQIVTTITMRYTEMGFDKKYQVRIMSNDKLNVIKQMLQGDYEGLTVYNVVGGYSDEDKQQLVIVVDTNEYGQLVAKVRAIDSEAFIVTESVAKVHGGKWQI is encoded by the coding sequence ATGGTAACAGATAAACAGAAACATACATGGCAATATTGGTTATTTTTCCTAGCAGGCTTAGAAATAATTACGATTGCAATTAACTTCTTTTACGCGCCGATTAATATTGCAGCTGGTGGCTCAACAGGAATTGCAATTTTAGTTGATGCTGTCTGGGGAATTAATCGGTCAGTGACGGTGTTTAGTATTAACACACTGCTATTAGTGTTGGCAGCTGTTTTTTTAGGTAAAGAAACATTAAAAAAAGTTGCTTTAGGTAGTATATTATTGCCACTATTAATGGCGATTACTCCCAGCTTTAAATTAACCAGCAATAACTTGTTAGCAGTTGTCTATGGCGGCGTCTTGATGGGGATTGGTGTGTCGATGTTGTACCGCATTAATGCATCGGCTGGCGGGACAACGATTCCACCATTAATTTTTAAAAAATATTTTTATCTGGAGCCAGCATTAACTTTGTTAATGTTAGATATGGCAATTATTGTGTTAAACATTTTTGTCGCTGGTATGGAAGCATTTTTACTAGCAGCGTTCTCACAGATAGTGACGACAATTACGATGCGTTACACCGAGATGGGCTTTGACAAAAAGTATCAGGTTCGCATCATGAGTAATGATAAGTTGAACGTAATTAAGCAAATGCTGCAGGGCGATTATGAAGGATTAACCGTCTATAATGTCGTTGGCGGCTATAGTGATGAGGATAAGCAACAGCTAGTAATCGTGGTTGATACAAACGAATACGGTCAGCTGGTTGCTAAAGTGCGTGCAATTGATAGCGAAGCTTTTATTGTGACGGAAAGTGTAGCCAAAGTTCATGGCGGTAAGTGGCAAATATAA
- a CDS encoding DUF2325 domain-containing protein — protein sequence MFDYRNNLKRILNNTAGDEKSLRNGLAAIKMILGMANESEPAAAISRTNEVKVNDKQVKLLLTGLTDLIATPGDPAAKNTSLSAIHQLTFFPKIGNKYGKNLSQLEKAIQASNTTKEVINRKIFEQAVKPKERPKRDYRKGKRYTVIRLLAGCDLINSNNQRVYTLKESQIHSLNLKSGDIVEAVAEENNANYEATILRVVGFRKLSSNEVDSISTFKYAVVQGRIGHLAVSRNIKGQKLRIRGKSVLLPVDSSHWQEDNVQLVDGSIVDLAWYDGDIRLKKNPAEAIQIRWIYEVEQPKTTTTVKKKKVKVAKETAELIKLEMDLHYQRVGIAVGDNQNEAVLEGIVNRYHGIPIPIDAFQGKKKVMENQIKDLDIVILVTAFAAHDSAWNISEFASKYQVKFAVSSSKGYQAFERALYRAEKGLPAYEGNQMIEYKTE from the coding sequence GCTGCAATATCGCGCACTAATGAAGTTAAAGTTAATGATAAGCAAGTTAAGTTGCTTTTGACTGGTTTAACTGACTTAATTGCAACACCGGGTGATCCAGCAGCCAAGAATACTTCTTTGTCGGCAATTCATCAATTAACTTTTTTTCCTAAGATTGGCAACAAATATGGTAAGAATCTAAGTCAGTTGGAAAAGGCAATTCAGGCTTCTAACACAACTAAAGAGGTAATTAACAGAAAAATTTTTGAACAAGCTGTAAAGCCGAAGGAAAGACCCAAGCGTGACTATCGCAAAGGAAAACGCTATACAGTAATTCGCTTGCTTGCTGGCTGTGACTTAATCAATAGTAATAATCAGCGTGTTTATACTCTAAAAGAATCGCAAATTCATTCATTAAATTTAAAGAGTGGTGACATTGTTGAAGCAGTGGCAGAGGAAAACAATGCTAATTATGAAGCGACAATTCTGCGGGTTGTCGGCTTTCGTAAATTATCATCTAATGAAGTTGATTCAATTTCTACCTTTAAATATGCTGTTGTGCAAGGTCGTATTGGTCACTTGGCAGTAAGTCGTAATATCAAAGGCCAAAAGTTACGAATCCGGGGAAAATCTGTGTTGCTCCCGGTTGATTCTAGTCATTGGCAAGAAGATAATGTCCAGTTAGTTGATGGCTCAATTGTTGACTTAGCATGGTATGATGGCGATATTCGCTTGAAGAAAAATCCAGCTGAGGCTATTCAAATCCGATGGATTTATGAAGTTGAGCAACCTAAAACTACGACAACAGTTAAAAAGAAGAAAGTTAAGGTAGCTAAAGAAACTGCTGAATTAATTAAGTTAGAGATGGACTTACATTACCAACGTGTGGGAATTGCTGTTGGTGACAATCAGAATGAAGCGGTGCTTGAGGGAATTGTTAATCGGTATCATGGAATTCCAATTCCGATTGATGCCTTTCAAGGTAAGAAAAAGGTAATGGAAAATCAAATTAAGGATTTGGACATTGTGATTTTAGTAACTGCATTTGCAGCTCATGATAGTGCGTGGAATATCAGTGAATTTGCCAGTAAATATCAGGTGAAATTTGCAGTTAGCTCCAGCAAAGGCTATCAAGCATTTGAGCGTGCGCTCTATCGTGCAGAAAAAGGTTTACCGGCGTATGAAGGCAACCAGATGATTGAATATAAGACGGAATAA